Below is a genomic region from Trichocoleus desertorum ATA4-8-CV12.
TGTTAGCACCTTCAACCTCAGTCACTGCTTCTGGAATCGTTACAGAGCTAGGGGCTTGAATTGCTTGGGGTTCCAGAATCACTGGAGGCTCGGCTTCTAAATTCAGAGCTTTGGTACCCTGAGTAGCCACGGGTTGCTTAGACTCACCGACTGGGCTGGGTAGCTGAGCCATTTGAGTCGCAGCTACGGCTGGCTTCGCTTCAGGAGTGGGTTCCTTGACAGCTGGGTCGTTGCCTTGCAATTGGGGCTCTGGAGTGGCCACAGCCACCTGAGGAGCTTGAGGCTGATTCAGAGCTACCTCTGCTTCTGCTTCTGCTTCTTCTGCTTCTGCTGAGGCTGTATCTTGCAGCGCTTCAGCAGTTGCGGTCTCAAACCGTGGAGAGGTCGCAGCAGTGGAGCTGTCCTCTATGACACCTAGACTTTCCTCAGACCGTAACTCCGCCAAACTATTTTTTAACTCATCTCGCTTTTGCTTCAAGCGATCGAGAGCAACGTCTTGCTTTTCCTTCAAAATCTCAGCTTGATCGATGGAAGCAATGCTAGGCTCATCAACTTGGAGATCGGCGGCGGGATCAGCAGTGGAACTAGGTTCCAGCTGAGCTGAGGCAACCTGATAAGACGTAGAAACAGCGACAGAAGGAATCTGTAAAATCTGTCCAACCTGTAGGCTTGCACCGGGTGCGATACCATTGGCAGTAGCGATCGCGGTGGCGTTAGCCTGATAGAGTCGAGCGATTCGCCATAGGGTTTCGCCTGCTTGAACACTATGCTTGATAGCAGAAGACTCTGGCACAGGCAGTGTAGCTGCTGTCTCGATTTCTGGGGTAGCTGAGAGAGCTGCAACTTCGTAAGCCGGAACGGTTGCAACCGAGGGTTCGGCAGTCAACGGTTCTGCTGCAACAGCACGATCGTTTTGCCGGGGCAGTAATAAACTGGACGCACCCATCGAGATTGCTAATCCAATCATGGCAGCAGAGGTACAAGCCTTACGATTGACCTCGGTCGGCCCCTGCTTGCTTTGTTCATCACCTACGTTGCTTTCTAGCATGTAGGGAAGAACAGGCTTAACCTTCTGCGGAAATGCTCGTTTCAAAGAACGACCTCCTAATGACCAGCGCTTAACTGTCCTCAATTCACTCAATCTGTCGTCGGTCAATGATTCAAATCACATTGAGAGCGGACGAAGATCACTGACGGCAATTACACCTAGGCAAGATTACCCTGCTTTTTTGGTTTAGACAAGCTTACACTACTTAACAAAAAATTCAAGAGTGGATTTTTTGAGATCTATCAAGGGTTTGGCAGCCTCAAGAATTGAGTTGCTGTTTTTCTTGATCAGGCTAATTAAACAGAAGTTTAACTCACTCCTATCAATTGCTAGCTCCAGTGTGGTGTTTAGGTTGCTTGTCTGGAAGTAGGGATTCATCATTGCGCGAGGATTACGGTTCTCCGAAGCCGCCTTTGAGCTTTGGTACAGCATTCAACTTGACTACAGACGTGAACTCTACGTGAACTTTTGAGGAACATCAACCGTACAATCATGCACCCAAATTAAGGTAACTAAAATTTGAGGTTTAAGCTCTCAAAGACGTACCTGTCTGTTTTGATTGCTACAGAGTTTTTAGCGCGAAACAGGATAAGAAATCGGCAAAATGATTGAAATTTATCCCCCTGACTGAGCAATGTTATTAGATTTTTAATAGGAATTTCTTATCGCTTCCGGATAGATTTGGTATTTTATGCGACGAAATGATTTTGGTTGACTACAGACACTCAAAGGGCCAAATTACAACTACATTTGATTGCTAGTAAAGAGTTTAAGTAATACGCACCTAAAAACTACTCAATAGCCATGCAGAAGTTAAGGGGTTGAAGAATTTAAACTGAAACCGCTAACTTACTTTAAGCTGGCGAAGTTGCTAAAAGTTGAGGTGGCCCAATTGGCGACGAGCTTCAAATAGTCCGATCGCTACACTAACGGATAGATTCAGGCTGCGAACCTGAGGTTCTGCCATAGGAATGCGGAGCAGGCGATCGCAAGTCGTTAGAACCTCTGCTGGTAATCCTTGAGTTTCGCTGCCAAATAAAAGCCAGTCGTTCGATTGGTACGGATGCTCAATATAGCTACAACTTCCACGAGTGCTAAAGCCTAGTAGCTGGCCTCCCCGTTGCTCAACCTGGGCTGCAAAAACTTCCATTGAACTGTGATAGTGCAACTTAACGTAAGGCCAGTAGTCCAACCCAGCCCGCTTTAAGTAGCGATCGGTGATTTCAAAGCCTAATGGGGCAACTAAATGCAGCTCTGTGCCAGTAGCAGCGCAAGTTCTAGCGATATTGCCTGTATTTTGGGGAATTTGCGGATGAACTAAGACAACTTGAGGCATAAGGAGATGATTTCCAAAAATGCAGCGGCTCCAGATCGACAAAAAATCTATCATAAGATAGAGGAGCCTATATATTTTTTTAATAGTTTTGGCTCAAGAGCAGGTTAATTAAAGATCCTGATCACTGCACGTGATTTCGATTCGGATCTTCGATAGTTTGTCCGTATTCTTGGCCTTGGTTGTAGGTAGATGATTCGCAGCACTTCAGTTCTGCGATCGCAAAGAATTATCTCAAGGCCCAAAAGCAGCACTAGAACTCCCAATCATTCAGTCTTGTCTCTCTCAGTCATAGCCCTAGCAACTGAGAAGAGTACGAAACAGGGATGAAGCGCGAAGGGCTTGTTTAAAGGACTAAGCGGCCAGCGGTTGGCACAACTCTACTTCCAAGGCTTTTTCCTGTTCTGCCATAGCTTGAATTGCTTGGCGAATCACCGTACGGCTATCTAGTCCTGATTCGTGGAGTTTTAGCCACTGTTGCGCTTCGTTTCCTTCTCGCAAGATTTTTTTCAACGGTAGGAGAAAACAACTAAATCCTTGCTGCTTGGCGATCGGCCATATTTCTTGATAGAGCTGCTCAATCCAATCTCGCGCCAAAATTGTTCTGCCGTCTTGCCAATGTCTAAGCTCTGCATCTAGGCTGTTTCGGGCTACCGCAGCTTCGTTAGTATTCGTCAGTTCAATCAAATCTTCGGCGCGAGTTGTAGCGGGTAAGGTACTAGATGTGAGCGGATCGAGATTGGGGTCAGCAATGAGCTGTTGCAAGCGGGCTTCTAAAAGAGCCGTAATGGCGAGAAGGGCGATCGGGTCCGAAACTAAATCACAAATTCTTAGTTCGAGGCGGTTGAGATTGTAAGGACGGCGATCGCCATTCGGGCGGACAGAGTCCCATAGGTGACGGACATTTTGCATCGTGCCAGCTACGAGCTGAGCTTCCGTCCACTGAATGAAATGAGCATGACTTTCAAATAGGGGTACATGAGCGGGAGTTTTAGGAAAGAGTCCCCAACGAGTAGAGTGGTAGCCTGTCGCTTGTCCGTCCAAGAAGGGAGAAGACGCGCTCAAAGCCAGATAGAGAGGAGCTTCTAAGCGAATCAAACGGCAAGCTCGCATCAGCAGTTCTGGCTCAGCAATGCCAACGTTGATGTGAATGCTGGCTGTGACCACCTTGGTGCCGTAAGTGCGCTCAATATAGCCGTGGTAAGGATTGCCCGAATCGGATCGGCAAAAGCGATCGCTGCCACCTAAGGACAAAGTGCTACCTGGGAAGATGGTGTAGTCCCCCAACTGCTTGAGATAGCGTCGTAGTGCCACGCGAGGACGTACCAAGTCGCCGAGTAACCGCTCGTAGCGACATAGAGGCGCAGTGGTGTACTCAACATTGCGGCTATCAGGCTCTCGGACAAACCCATCTAAGGCTGCCACAATTTTGTCAGACAACCCCACAACGTCACCCTGGGGGGTCCCTGTATACATCTCTACTTCAAAACCTTTTGATAGCAGCACGACTTTTCCTCAACGAAGCTAGGCAGTCTTCTTTATCTAGTATCAAGGAAAGAGGAGAAATGAAGCGATACCTAGCTAAAAAAATAGCAATTCGCGCGGTAGAGCAGGATGTTACTGGCTCTACCGTGAATTCCGCTTATTTTGCGTCCTCGGAGGGGTTAGGGCCACGCTCAAGGGCCACAGGGTTAGTTTCCTCTTCTCCCTGACCTTGGGCATCAAAGGGGTATCCTTCTGGTTGCTCAAGGAGTGCTTCCGGGTCTACCCCTACATTACTCGCATCATCAATGACACCATTCGCATTTGTATTTGGTTTGATCGAAGCGCCTTTATGGCTAGCATGACCGCCTGGCATAAATGTTTCCTCAACTAAAACAATTTTGTATGCCTCAGCTTAGACTCGGTCTGCCTAAGGAATCCCTATCTCAGGGCTTAAATGTAGCTAGGCCAACAGGATAGCCTTTTCACTAACGTACTGAGTAGAAAAAGTGCTGTCTATTTATTTTGGTAATGACTGATTCGATATCAGCTAGCAGCTTGACTTCTCAAAGTCTTTACAAGATTTCTCTACTTGCTATGAAATTGATAAACGTAGTAAAAATCACAAGGATTTATTAAGAAGTCACTGATATAGTGCTGAGCAGATTTTCTCTTAACTCAGCATTATTGAGGTCAGCTATGCGCTATTGGGGTTACTTAGGTACGACAGCACCTCTCAGCTGGTTAGTCGCACTTGCCGCAGCGACACCTGCCTTGTTAATCCTTGGGCAATTCACCCCAGCGATCGCTGAAACTCCTTTCCAAGTCTCACCGAACACTCCTACGCATCTTGCTCAAGCGCTTCCTAGCTCAACTGCCCTCGCTTCAGAAGTGCTAGCAGAAATTAACCGCGTTCGTACCAATCCCACAGGCTATGCAACCTGGTTAGAAAGTCTAAGCCAATACTATGACGGTCAGGTTTTAGCCTTACCCGGAGAAGATCCAATTC
It encodes:
- the gshA gene encoding glutamate--cysteine ligase translates to MLLSKGFEVEMYTGTPQGDVVGLSDKIVAALDGFVREPDSRNVEYTTAPLCRYERLLGDLVRPRVALRRYLKQLGDYTIFPGSTLSLGGSDRFCRSDSGNPYHGYIERTYGTKVVTASIHINVGIAEPELLMRACRLIRLEAPLYLALSASSPFLDGQATGYHSTRWGLFPKTPAHVPLFESHAHFIQWTEAQLVAGTMQNVRHLWDSVRPNGDRRPYNLNRLELRICDLVSDPIALLAITALLEARLQQLIADPNLDPLTSSTLPATTRAEDLIELTNTNEAAVARNSLDAELRHWQDGRTILARDWIEQLYQEIWPIAKQQGFSCFLLPLKKILREGNEAQQWLKLHESGLDSRTVIRQAIQAMAEQEKALEVELCQPLAA
- the trmL gene encoding tRNA (uridine(34)/cytosine(34)/5-carboxymethylaminomethyluridine(34)-2'-O)-methyltransferase TrmL, producing the protein MPQVVLVHPQIPQNTGNIARTCAATGTELHLVAPLGFEITDRYLKRAGLDYWPYVKLHYHSSMEVFAAQVEQRGGQLLGFSTRGSCSYIEHPYQSNDWLLFGSETQGLPAEVLTTCDRLLRIPMAEPQVRSLNLSVSVAIGLFEARRQLGHLNF